The segment ACCCGTCGCCCGGCGAGGTCGGCGGGCAGGTGCCGGCTGTCGGTGTTCACCACCAGCACGTCGTAGTCACCCGCGCACCGCGCCACGTGGTGCGCGGTGACGGTCGCGGTACGCATGCCGTCGCGCGCGAACCCCGCACCGGTCGCGTTCGCACCGGTGACGTCGTCGGCGACCACCAGCACCTGCGCCATGCTCCACCCTTCCGATCGGTACGTGCCGGGACACCCTGTCCTCGTGGCCGTCAGTTCAGGATGAGCGCGGCGACACCCAACAGCGGGAGGCTCGCTGCCCACAGCAGGGTCGTCATGCCCGTCCACATCTTCATCGCCGCCCCACCGGACAGTCCGGTGAACCGGGTGACCACCCAGAAGTAGGAGTCGTTGACGTAGCTGAACACGAACGAGCCAGCGCACGCCGCGAGGACCGCGAGTACGGGGTTGAGTCCGCCGGCCTCGGCGATCGGCGCCGTCAACGTCGCCGCCGTGATGATCGCGACCGTGCCCGACCCCTGGGCGATCCGCACGAAGGTGGAGATCAGGAACGGGAGGAGGAACAGTGGGACGGGCCACGCGGCGACCATGTCCGCGAGGGCGTCGCCCACGCCGGACTGGCGCAGCACCTCTCCGAAGGCCCCACCGGCTCCGGTGATGAAAACGATCATCCCGGCGGATGCGGCGGCCGCGGTGAGCCAGCCGACGACGGTGGAGCGGCGGGTGCCGCGTGGGGGCAGGAGGTAGACGGCGATCGCGAGGCCGATCATCAGCGCGACGGCCGGCTGCCCGATGACACCGAACACGTTGTCGAGCGTGGACTCCGGTGCGACCGCGTTGGTGACCGTGTCGCCGATGATCAACAGCAGAGGCAACAACAGCGGGATCATGGCCCGGAAGGCCCCGATCTGGGGGTCGGGCGGCTCCTCGGTGATGGGACGCATGGCTCCGCCGCCACCGGGGACGGCGATCATGCCCTCTTCCGGCGCGCCCACCGTCGACTCCGCCCCGCTCTTGCCGGGCACGAGCGACGGGTCGACCTGGCTCTCCAACCGTGGCCCCATGATGCGGGCGTAGGCGACCACGACCGGGAACAGCGGGACACAGAACAGCGCGCCCGCGAGGATGATGGCCCCGAGGTCCGCGCCGAGGAGGCCCGCGGCCGCCAGGGGTCCGGGCGTGGGAGGCACCATGTGGTGGGTGATCGACAGCCCGCCGCCCAGCGCGATGGACATGACGACGAGCGGTTTTCCGTACCTGCGGGCGAGGGAGCGTGCCAGGGGGTGCAGGATGACGAAGCCCGAGTCGCAGAAGACGGGGACGGACACTATCGCTCCTGTGCCCGCCAGGGCGACGTCCTCCCGGCCTCGTCCGGCGAGGCGGACGAACATCTTCGCCAGGGCGTCGGCGGCGCCGCTCTCCTCCATGACCTTGCCGATCATCACGCCGAGCGCGATGACGATGCCGATGCCGGCGAGGGTGTTGCCGAAGCCGGTGGTGATGTGCTCCAGGAGCTCCGCGGCGGGCACTCCGGCGATGGCGCCGGTGACCATCGCCCCGGCCAGGAGCGCGACGAACGCGTCCAGGCGGGACCATATGACGAGGGTGATGATGGCGGCGAACCCGAGCACGAGCGCCGCGAGCAGCTGAATCTCCATGCTGCCTCCGGGGGAAGGTCAGGCGGCGCCGGCGGACCCTTCCGGCCGGCGCACGGTGATGGGGGCACACCTAGGGTCGTCCGCGAGCGCGGTGCGGCCTTCGGTGGTGAGGGTGTCGTCGGTGATGACCTGGTACGCGTCGGGCAGCCGTGCCCAGTGCGGGAACGGCTCGGCCCCGATCTTGCTCGCGTCGGCCACCACGACGACACACGTGGCGCGGCGGCACTGGAGTTCCTTGACCTCCGCCAGCTCCGCGCTGCGACAACTAATCCCGAGGGTGGGGACGAGACCGTCCGCACCGATGAACGCGATGTCCGGGGTGACGCGGTCCAGCGCCTCCCGGACGAGGTCACCGACGAACGAGCCGCGCCGGTGCCGCAGTCGACCACCGGCGACCGTCACCTCAACGCCCTCCGCCTCGCACAGGGCCCACAGGGGGCCGGTGCCCGTGGTGATGACGGAGAGGGGGGACGCGGAGCTCGCGAGCTTCTCCGCGATGTAGGTGGTGGTACTACCGGCGTCCAGCAGGACCGTGGGTGAACGACCCAGGTCGAGTCGCGCCACCATGTCGACGGCCCGTTCGGCGATGCGCCGCTTCGCGGTCGCGTGCTGGCGGGACTTCTGCGCGACGGAGAGTTCCGTCCCCGCACCCAGCGGGAGCGCACCCCCGTGGGTGCGGACCACCTTTCCCGCACGCTCCAACTCCGCGAGCACGCGTCGGACGGTGGACGGACTCACGGCCAGCAGCGCGGCGAGGTCGTCAACGCGGTGAACGCCGTCGACAACCGCGTCGTACAACCGCTGATGACGTGGCATAACCCTCCAATGCGCTCAAACCACGCAGACACTCCCGAAAGTATGCGTGTTTCGCGCACGCCACACAAGCCCCGCGATCATCTCCTCCTCACCCGCGCCACGTCCGACGCAGGCGCGTCTGGTCCCCCACAGTCAGCACCACGCGGCATGGGGAGAACATCGGCGGAGCAGGACCGTCACGCTCGGGGGTAGTGCGGGCAGGACCTCCGCACACCCCGAAGGCGACGGCGTGCCTGGGGGCCCGTGGACCTTGGCCGAGCGTCGCGTGGTGGAGCATGCCCGGGCATGCAGTGCGGTGTGTGGCGCTCCGCCGATCGCCAGCCCACGGGCAACGCTCACGCTGGGCGCGGCGATGGTCTCTCGACCCGTCCCGGCCCGCCCGGGCGGCGAGGACGAGCGGGAGCCGCCCGCTGCGAACTCCCCTGGCGACGAACCACGCGGGCGGGGCGTGTCCGTACCGGCTACCCGTAGCTCCGAGGACCTTCCGTGACCCCCGCAGTGGGCGAAACGCCTCCGTCATGGGCAACGGTGTGGACGACCCCACCCGCGTCGGGCCGTCCCGGCGGGGTCACACCTCCACGACCCGCCCCTCGGCCGCGCTCCGGCGCGCGGCGGCGATGACCTCGAGGCCGTGGATCACGTCATGGGTGTCGACCGGGACGGGCTCGCCGAGAGCGACGGCGTCGCGAACCCCGACCCAGAACGACACATAGGCGCCAGACTCCGCGGGGACGGGATGGGTGTCACCCGCGACTCCGAGACGCCCGAGGGGTGGCTCCGGTTGCGGTCCCCAGTCGGGGGACGCTCCGGCGGTGTCCACTGTGTAGGCGCCCTCGCTGCCCAGGAGTCGGAATCGGGGGCCCGGTTGGGCCGCCACCCAGCTCATCGCGACAGAGGAGCGCACCCCGCCACTCGTGTGGGTGAGGGTCAGGTACGCGCTGTCCTCCGCCTGGACGCCGGGGCGGATGGCGTCGAGCTCGGCGTACACGTGGCTGACCGGGCCGAAGAGGTTGACCGCCTGGTCGACGAGGTGTGGTCCCATTCCGTTGAGGATCCCGCCGCCCTCGGCCGCCGTTTCGCTGTCGCGCCATGTCCCCGCGGCGTGGGGCCGCCAGCCCTCGAAGCGGGACTCGAACCGGTGCACACGGCCGAGCCCGCCACCGTCGACCACGTTCCAGAGGGTGAGGTAGTCGGTGTCCCACCGTCGGTTCTGGTACACGGTGAGGACCAGTTCGAGCTCGGCCGCGCGGGCGTCGAGGTCGCGCGCGTCGGCGGGGTCGAGGGCCAGAGGTTTGTCGACGACGACCGAGAGCCCGCTCTCCAGCGCCTGACGCGCGAACGAGGCGTGTGTCGGGTCCGGGGTGGCGATCACCGCGACGTCGAAGTCGACCGCGTTGTCCCACAACGTGTCGATGTCCGGGAGAACGTGGGCGTCGGGATGCTCCCTTTTGGCGCGCGCCTGTCGGTCCGGGTTTCCGGTCACGATCCCGGCGAGCCGCAGGCCCGGTGTGGCGACGATGTACGGGGCGTGGAACAGCGCTCCACCTCGCCCGTAGCCGACCAGGGCGACCCGGAGTTCTCGATCAAGCGCAACCATGCCGCCATTATCGCGTCACTCCCCAATGTTCAGACGTGGACCGCGCTGTCGTCGCCTTCGGTGGCGACGGTGTCGCGCGGGTCCCCGGGCACGAAGCGGGGGCCGCCGGTCCCCCCGAACCGACGGCCCCCTACGGACGGCATCCCCCCGGTGCCGCCCTGGCGCCGGCGGGGCGCCAACATCCCCCTTGAGTTGGGGCCCCGCCTCCCTTATGGCCTTGTGTGGCGGACACTGCCGCCGTGGTCCCTCACGCCGCGACCGGCTCCTGCTGGGCCGCCGGACGCAGTGCCAGCTCCAGGACCTCCCGCACGTCGCTCACGGCGTGCACGGTGAGCTGGGACAAAATGTCCTCAGGGACATCATCCAGGTCCGGCTCGTTGCGTGCCGGGATCAACACTGTTGTTATACCCGCGCGATGCGCCGCTAGCAGCTTCTGCTTCACTCCACCGATCGGGAGCACCCGGCCGGTGAGCGAGACCTCGCCCGTCATCGCGACGTCGGATCGTGCGGCGCGCCCGCTGAGAAGCGACGCCAACGCCGTGGTCATCGTGATACCGGCGCTGGGACCGTCCTTGGGCACCGCACCAGCGGGAACGTGCAGGTGGATACTGCGGTCCTTGAGGTCACCCACGGGCAGTTCCAGTTCAGCGCCGCGGGACCGCAGGTAGGACAGCGCGATCCGCGCCGACTCCTGCATGACGTCGCCGAGTTGCCCCGTGAGCGTCAACCCGCCAGCACCGGACTCGGCGTCGGCCAGCGACGCCTCGACGAACAGGACGTCTCCGCCCGCACCCGTGACCGCGAGCCCGGTCGCGACACCCGGAACGGACGTCCGATCCGCTGATTCAGGTGTGTGCTTGGGCCGCCCAAGGTACCCGCGAAGGTCCCCGGTGTCGACCGCCACGGGGAGCTCGGTGTCCCCCACCGCGACCGACGCGGCGATCTTGCGCAGCACCCGGGAGATGGACCGCTCCAGGTTGCGGACGCCCGCCTCGCGGGTGTACTCACCAGCGAGGACACGGAGTGCCTCGTCGGAGAGCCGTGCCTCACCGTCGTCGAGCCCCGCGCGTTCCAGTTGCCGTGGCAGCAGGTGGTCGCGGGCGATGGTCACCTTCTCGTCCTCGGTGTACCCGTCGAGCCGCACCACTTCCATCCGGTCCAGCAACGGCTCGGGGATGGCCTCGAGCACGTTGGCGGTGGCGAGGAACACGACGTCGGACAGGTCGAGGTCGACCTCCAGGTAGTGGTCCCGGAAGGTGTGGTTCTGCGCCGGGTCGAGCACCTCCAGCAGGGCCGCCGTCGGGTCGCCCCGGAAGTCCGAGCCCACCTTGTCGACCTCGTCGAGGAGCACGACGGGGTTCATCGAACCGGCCTCACGGATCGCGCGCACGATCCGGCCGGGCAGTGCACCGACGTACGTCCGCCGGTGGCCGCGGATCTCCGCCTCGTCCCGGACGCCTCCCAGCGCGACGCGGGTGAAGCTCCGGCCCATCGCTCGGGCGACCGATTCGCCGAGGGACGTCTTGCCGACGCCGGGTGGACCGACGAGCGCGAGGACGGCACCGCTGCGACGCCCTTCGACGATGCCCAGCCCGCGCTCCTCACGCCGCTTGCGCACGGCCAGGTACTCGACGATGCGTTCCTTCACATCATCCAGGCCGGCGTGGTCGGCGTCCAGGATCTCCCGCGCTCCGGTGATCTCGTAGGTGTCCTCGGTGCGCTCGTTCCACGGCATGTCGAGGATGGTGTCCAGCCAGGTGCGGATCCACCCGGCCTCCGGAGAGGAGTCCCCGGACCGCTCCAGCTTGTCCACCTCGTCCAGCGCGGCCTTGTGGACGTGTTCGGGCAGGTTCGCGGCCTCGACCCGCTCGCGGTAGTCGTCCTCCTCGGAGCCCGGCTTGCCGTCCAGCTCGTTGAGCTCCTTGCGGATGGCCTCCATCTGCTTACGCAGGAGGAACTCACGTTGCTGCTTGTCGACGCCGTCCTGAACGTCGGAGTTGATCTTCTCGGTGACGTCCAGCTCGGCGACGTACTCGCGGGTCCACTCGATCAGGTGGGTGAGACGGTCCGCGAGGTCCCGGCTCTCGAGCAGTTCGAGCTTGTGCTGTGTGCTGAGGAACGGCGCGTAGCCCGCCCGGTCGGCCAGGGCCGCGGGGTCGTCGAGCTGTTGGACCGAGTCCAGGATCTGCCACGCCCCGCGCTTCTGCAGGTACGTGGAGAACACCGTCTTGAACTCGCGTGCCAGTTCCGCCAGCTTTCCGGGAACACTGCCCGGCTCGTCCTCGTAGGTCGTCGCATTGACCCACAGCGCGGCACCGGGTCCGGTCGTTCCGGCACCGACGCGGGCGCGCGCGGTTCCGCGAAGGACCGCGGCGGGCTCGCCCTTGGGAGTGCGGCCGACCTGTTCGACCAGCGCCACCGCGCCGACCGGAGCGTAGGACCCGTCGATTCTCGGCACGATGAGCACACGCGGCTTGTCCGCGGTCTCGGCGCCGGCCTGAGCCGCCTCGATGGCGGCCCGGACATCGGAGTCGGAGATGTCGACCGGCACCACCATGCCGGGCAGGACGACATCGTCGTCAAGCGGAAGGACCGGCAGGGTCACCTGGGTAGCAGTCATGAACTCCTCCTAGTTGAGTCACTTAAGCTCAATAAACAAGAGTCCAAGATTGTTCCCCGATCCGTGTTCGCCCACAGCGATCACCCACACGGACGGGATTACGTGGCCGCTGCGCCTACGCCGTGGCGCTTTCGCGAAGAACCCCGTCGAACGTCACGACCGGCATGACGCTTGGTGCCGGACTGCGCTGGTCAATGG is part of the Spiractinospora alimapuensis genome and harbors:
- a CDS encoding GntP family permease; the encoded protein is MEIQLLAALVLGFAAIITLVIWSRLDAFVALLAGAMVTGAIAGVPAAELLEHITTGFGNTLAGIGIVIALGVMIGKVMEESGAADALAKMFVRLAGRGREDVALAGTGAIVSVPVFCDSGFVILHPLARSLARRYGKPLVVMSIALGGGLSITHHMVPPTPGPLAAAGLLGADLGAIILAGALFCVPLFPVVVAYARIMGPRLESQVDPSLVPGKSGAESTVGAPEEGMIAVPGGGGAMRPITEEPPDPQIGAFRAMIPLLLPLLLIIGDTVTNAVAPESTLDNVFGVIGQPAVALMIGLAIAVYLLPPRGTRRSTVVGWLTAAAASAGMIVFITGAGGAFGEVLRQSGVGDALADMVAAWPVPLFLLPFLISTFVRIAQGSGTVAIITAATLTAPIAEAGGLNPVLAVLAACAGSFVFSYVNDSYFWVVTRFTGLSGGAAMKMWTGMTTLLWAASLPLLGVAALILN
- a CDS encoding DeoR/GlpR family DNA-binding transcription regulator — its product is MPRHQRLYDAVVDGVHRVDDLAALLAVSPSTVRRVLAELERAGKVVRTHGGALPLGAGTELSVAQKSRQHATAKRRIAERAVDMVARLDLGRSPTVLLDAGSTTTYIAEKLASSASPLSVITTGTGPLWALCEAEGVEVTVAGGRLRHRRGSFVGDLVREALDRVTPDIAFIGADGLVPTLGISCRSAELAEVKELQCRRATCVVVVADASKIGAEPFPHWARLPDAYQVITDDTLTTEGRTALADDPRCAPITVRRPEGSAGAA
- a CDS encoding Gfo/Idh/MocA family protein, coding for MVALDRELRVALVGYGRGGALFHAPYIVATPGLRLAGIVTGNPDRQARAKREHPDAHVLPDIDTLWDNAVDFDVAVIATPDPTHASFARQALESGLSVVVDKPLALDPADARDLDARAAELELVLTVYQNRRWDTDYLTLWNVVDGGGLGRVHRFESRFEGWRPHAAGTWRDSETAAEGGGILNGMGPHLVDQAVNLFGPVSHVYAELDAIRPGVQAEDSAYLTLTHTSGGVRSSVAMSWVAAQPGPRFRLLGSEGAYTVDTAGASPDWGPQPEPPLGRLGVAGDTHPVPAESGAYVSFWVGVRDAVALGEPVPVDTHDVIHGLEVIAAARRSAAEGRVVEV
- the lon gene encoding endopeptidase La, which codes for MTATQVTLPVLPLDDDVVLPGMVVPVDISDSDVRAAIEAAQAGAETADKPRVLIVPRIDGSYAPVGAVALVEQVGRTPKGEPAAVLRGTARARVGAGTTGPGAALWVNATTYEDEPGSVPGKLAELAREFKTVFSTYLQKRGAWQILDSVQQLDDPAALADRAGYAPFLSTQHKLELLESRDLADRLTHLIEWTREYVAELDVTEKINSDVQDGVDKQQREFLLRKQMEAIRKELNELDGKPGSEEDDYRERVEAANLPEHVHKAALDEVDKLERSGDSSPEAGWIRTWLDTILDMPWNERTEDTYEITGAREILDADHAGLDDVKERIVEYLAVRKRREERGLGIVEGRRSGAVLALVGPPGVGKTSLGESVARAMGRSFTRVALGGVRDEAEIRGHRRTYVGALPGRIVRAIREAGSMNPVVLLDEVDKVGSDFRGDPTAALLEVLDPAQNHTFRDHYLEVDLDLSDVVFLATANVLEAIPEPLLDRMEVVRLDGYTEDEKVTIARDHLLPRQLERAGLDDGEARLSDEALRVLAGEYTREAGVRNLERSISRVLRKIAASVAVGDTELPVAVDTGDLRGYLGRPKHTPESADRTSVPGVATGLAVTGAGGDVLFVEASLADAESGAGGLTLTGQLGDVMQESARIALSYLRSRGAELELPVGDLKDRSIHLHVPAGAVPKDGPSAGITMTTALASLLSGRAARSDVAMTGEVSLTGRVLPIGGVKQKLLAAHRAGITTVLIPARNEPDLDDVPEDILSQLTVHAVSDVREVLELALRPAAQQEPVAA